One Acutalibacter muris DNA window includes the following coding sequences:
- the hisS gene encoding histidine--tRNA ligase codes for MNLITKAPKGTQDLTPEKTRRWQAAEQVLISEARLNGFGEIRTPAFEHTELFQRGMGDVTDVVEKQMYTFEDKGGRSVTLRPEGTAGAVRAMLENGLYNAGYPVKLYYNLPCYRYEKPQAGRMREFRTFGVEVFGAAEPLADAQIIAMAMSAFKRLGLEDVGLQLNSIGCPECRREYHKALKDYFTANKDKLCDTCLSRLDRNPLRILDCKNPECKELAKDAPVITDYLCADCREHFGKVQEYLTALGIEYELDPGLVRGLDYYTRTVFEFPSKSLGFALGGGGRYDGLVEEMGGSPTPGLGFGLGMDRIMLALEEGRVEFPEEDKCEVYIAAMGDKAQVKALALTDTLHRCGITADCDICGRGLKAQMKYAGKIGAKFSMVLGEDELASGMAALKDMSSGETKKVRVGEGFVDDYLTFSTAQDDLSF; via the coding sequence ATGAACCTGATAACCAAAGCCCCCAAGGGCACCCAGGACCTGACCCCCGAAAAGACCCGCCGATGGCAGGCGGCGGAGCAGGTGCTCATAAGCGAGGCCCGGCTCAACGGCTTCGGCGAGATACGCACCCCGGCCTTTGAGCACACGGAGCTGTTCCAGCGGGGCATGGGCGACGTGACCGACGTGGTGGAAAAGCAGATGTACACCTTCGAGGACAAGGGGGGGCGCTCCGTCACCCTGCGGCCCGAGGGCACGGCGGGAGCCGTGCGGGCCATGCTGGAAAACGGGCTCTATAACGCCGGATACCCGGTGAAGCTCTACTATAACCTTCCCTGCTATAGGTACGAGAAGCCCCAGGCCGGGCGTATGCGGGAGTTCCGCACCTTCGGCGTGGAGGTCTTCGGCGCGGCGGAGCCCCTAGCGGACGCACAGATAATCGCCATGGCCATGTCGGCCTTCAAGCGCCTGGGCCTTGAGGACGTGGGGTTGCAGCTAAACTCCATCGGCTGCCCGGAGTGCCGCAGGGAGTACCATAAGGCCTTAAAGGACTATTTCACGGCGAATAAGGACAAGCTCTGCGATACCTGCCTGTCAAGGCTTGACCGCAACCCCCTGCGCATACTGGACTGCAAGAATCCGGAGTGCAAGGAGCTTGCGAAGGACGCCCCGGTGATAACCGACTACCTCTGCGCGGACTGCCGGGAGCACTTCGGCAAGGTGCAGGAGTATCTGACGGCGCTGGGGATAGAATACGAGCTGGACCCAGGCCTGGTGCGGGGCCTGGACTACTACACCCGCACGGTGTTCGAGTTCCCCTCAAAAAGCCTGGGCTTTGCTCTGGGCGGCGGCGGGCGTTACGACGGCCTGGTGGAGGAGATGGGCGGCAGCCCCACGCCGGGGCTGGGCTTCGGCTTGGGTATGGACAGGATAATGCTGGCCCTGGAGGAGGGAAGGGTGGAGTTCCCGGAGGAGGATAAGTGCGAGGTCTACATCGCCGCCATGGGCGATAAGGCCCAGGTAAAGGCCCTGGCGCTCACAGACACCCTTCACCGCTGCGGCATAACCGCCGACTGCGATATCTGCGGCCGGGGCTTAAAAGCCCAGATGAAGTATGCCGGTAAAATTGGCGCGAAGTTCAGCATGGTGCTGGGGGAGGACGAGCTGGCCTCCGGCATGGCCGCGCTTAAAGATATGTCCAGCGGCGAGACCAAAAAGGTCCGCGTCGGCGAGGGCTTTGTGGACGACTACCTGACCTTCTCCACAGCCCAGGACGATCTCAGTTTTTAA
- a CDS encoding methylglyoxal synthase: MHIALTAHDAKKELMVQFCIAYCGILSRHSLCGTGTTGKMVSEATGLKLQRFLSGPQGGDQQIAARISCDEIDLLLFFRDPLNPQSNEPSALNLLRLCDMHNIPVATNIATAEVLIHGLERGDLDWRDFVKP, encoded by the coding sequence ATGCACATTGCATTAACTGCCCACGACGCAAAGAAGGAACTGATGGTACAGTTCTGCATTGCCTATTGCGGCATACTCAGCCGCCACTCGCTGTGCGGGACGGGCACCACCGGTAAGATGGTCTCTGAGGCCACAGGGCTCAAATTGCAGCGCTTTTTAAGCGGGCCCCAGGGCGGCGACCAGCAGATCGCGGCCAGGATATCCTGCGACGAGATCGACCTGCTGCTGTTTTTTAGGGACCCTTTGAACCCCCAGTCCAACGAGCCCAGCGCGCTGAACCTGCTGCGGCTGTGCGATATGCACAACATCCCCGTGGCGACGAATATAGCCACGGCCGAGGTGCTTATCCACGGGCTGGAGCGCGGGGACCTGGACTGGAGAGACTTTGTGAAGCCGTAA
- a CDS encoding nucleotide-binding protein, with protein sequence MGIATVITSGKGGVGKSTAAVGLGRALAARGRRVLLVDCDAGLRGLDRLSGTESELVYDISDVVFGRCSPAQAIYPCQEAGDRRAENPEDDSRGLFLLPAPVRVEDMVRPPVMRRLIPLLKRYYDHVLLDSPAGVGMGFQSAACAADRALVLCGPDPVSVRSAARVRLLLQQLDIKDMRLIINQFDRGLFRATGAYSDLDGVIDAAGIQLCALVPLDHSLAAALLRGKPAPESSPGRLALSRAAARLEGESVPMPAWYLG encoded by the coding sequence ATGGGAATTGCAACGGTAATCACCTCTGGAAAGGGCGGCGTGGGTAAATCCACCGCCGCCGTGGGCCTTGGCCGGGCGCTGGCCGCCCGGGGCCGCAGAGTCCTTCTGGTGGACTGTGACGCGGGGCTTCGGGGCCTTGACAGGCTGTCGGGCACGGAGAGCGAACTGGTATACGACATCTCCGACGTGGTCTTTGGCCGGTGCTCCCCCGCACAGGCTATCTATCCCTGCCAGGAGGCCGGGGACAGGAGGGCCGAGAACCCGGAGGACGACTCCCGGGGGCTGTTCCTGCTGCCGGCCCCGGTCCGGGTGGAGGATATGGTGCGTCCACCGGTGATGCGGCGGCTGATACCCCTTTTAAAGCGATACTACGACCATGTGCTGCTGGACTCCCCGGCAGGGGTGGGCATGGGGTTCCAGTCGGCGGCCTGCGCCGCGGACAGAGCCCTGGTGCTCTGTGGTCCGGACCCAGTGTCCGTGCGCAGCGCGGCAAGGGTGCGGCTGCTTTTGCAGCAACTGGATATTAAGGATATGCGGCTTATAATCAACCAGTTCGATCGGGGCCTTTTCCGGGCGACCGGGGCCTATAGCGACCTGGACGGCGTTATCGACGCGGCGGGCATACAGCTCTGCGCCCTGGTGCCCCTGGACCACAGCCTTGCGGCGGCCCTTCTGCGGGGTAAACCCGCGCCGGAGAGTTCCCCGGGGAGGCTGGCTTTAAGCCGCGCGGCGGCAAGGCTTGAGGGGGAGAGCGTGCCCATGCCCGCATGGTATCTCGGCTAG